In one window of Macadamia integrifolia cultivar HAES 741 chromosome 2, SCU_Mint_v3, whole genome shotgun sequence DNA:
- the LOC122094123 gene encoding rust resistance kinase Lr10-like, translating into MLSKTKGNGQDFINEVATIGRIHHINVVRLIGFCAEGSKRALLYEFMPNGSLDKYIFAQDSNSNNLSWDKSYEIAIAIARGIEYLHRGCDMQIFHFEIKPHNILLDENFTPKVSDFGLAKLYPTDDSIVSVTAVQGTIGYIAPELFYRNYGGVS; encoded by the coding sequence ATGCTGAGCAAGACTAAAGGGAATGGGCAAGACTTCATTAATGAAGTTGCGACTATTGGAAGGATTCATCACATTAATGTTGTGCGACTAATTGGATTCTGTGCAGAGGGATCAAAGAGGGCTCTTCTATATGAATTCATGCCTAATGGATCTCTGGATAAGTATATATTTGCTCAAGATTCTAACAGCAACAATCTAAGCTGGGACAAGTCGTATGAGATTGCCATAGCTATTGCTCGTGGGATTGAATATCTACATCGAGGTTGTGATATGcagatttttcattttgaaatcAAGCCCCACAACATTCTTCTTGATGAGAATTTTACTCCAAAAGTTTCAGACTTTGGGCTTGCAAAATTATATCCAACCGATGATAGTATTGTATCTGTAACTGCTGTACAAGGAACAATAGGGTACATAGCTCCTGAACTATTTTACAGAAACTATGGGGGTGTTTCATAG